In Halodesulfovibrio aestuarii DSM 17919 = ATCC 29578, the genomic stretch GAGGTATCAACCTTTAATTGCAGATTTGAGTTATCCCTGTTGATTATTACCGCTTTTGTTAAAAGCAGACTCTGGTTAAAAAGCGGCAGTCCCGGTTTGGCGGATACTATCTTTTTCTCTTCGACTACACTAAGATGAGCACCTGTGTCAGTTCCATCATAAGCTTTATCCGAATTTATGATGCTCGCTATCCCTTGAAAGGCAATGCAGTAATAGATATTACCATCCGGTGCGAGTTGCCCCCCTCCTATCTGCTTATCAGCCCCCAATTCGGGCACAGTCATTGATACTGGTATAGCTTCTGAATTTTGGAGATCCAATTGAAAGAACTCAGGCAGACCAGAGTATGTTCCTCCGCCCATATATAAGTATCTTCCGTCTGCGGAAAACGCGATCCCGCCCCCGTTCAAAGTCGTGGAAGTCGCAGGCATTTCCACAGTGCGGTTGTAGGTAATGTTCCCTGTTTCATTATTAAAATCATACTCAACAAACCCTATTTTTGAGTCCTGCTCATAACCGTAAACAAGCTTTTTTCCATCAGGTGAAAGCTTAAAATTTGAATAAGTAGCTATAGGTTTTGCCATCTCAGGAGCTATAATGTCTTTTCTGATAAAATTAGAACCATCAAATAATACGGCCTCAAACCCCTGCGGAGTGTCTCCAGGCCCTGTATACGAACTACTGGTGAGACTTATAATCCAAACATCTTTTTTATTTGCATGATCTGCAATAGTAATTGCTTTGGAATCATGAGTACCTGTGATTTCAGCATCTTGCTGCACCCATATCTCTTCAACAGTCTCTTTCGAAGCATCCAGTGTGGAATATTTCAACCCCGAAGATCCATCTAAATATATAAGATATAAACGATTAACAACGGTACTATCAGGCAAAAAAGCTGCCGTTTGAGAAACGGTACAGGATGAGGTCAACGAAGATGTCAACTGTAAGGGAGTTCCACCTTCATTCACCTTATAAACAACCGTCCCTGAACCGACGAATAGTGGTGTTCCATCCTCTTCAGCAATAGAAAATGATGACGCTCCACCCAAATCCATTCCGCTCTCGCTGCTGCTTGTAACGGTTTTCGTTCCATCGTCATGGAATCTAAAAAAAGCCTGACCATATAGCCAAAAATTCGCGCTTCCCCCCGCTTGGGCAGAGGCTGGCAAAAGTGATATGAAACACAAAAATAGTATAGTTATGCTACGAAAAAACATAACACCCCCCTGTTATTAAAAATTTTTTTACTACTACAACAAAGAGCGCTTACTCCTAATCGAAACTCATGTCCATCAAATATATACAGAAATGTTTACAGTTAGAGCGATACTTTAAAAGATAAACACTTCAGCTGAACAAGGTACGCTTACATTCAATATTCAACATGCTTCGGCACCCCTTGTAACGGAACTATCACTACTTTAAACTTGAAATAATTTGCTTTTTGGGAGAGGACTAATGTAGTAAAGCGTGTTGTCCTATTTTGCAGACTTCAGTCGTATTATAACAAGTTGTTCATTCAACGGTCGAATCCCCCCACAAGAATATGTCCACAAAAATTCTCTGTATTGCCTGCTCTGAAGAACGGATGGCATTTTGTCAATTTGCTGTAAGTTGGCGCGGTGCCCAATTACTGGAGCATCACATTGCCCCTATATCCGATTTTAGCGATCCCCTAACTCTGGCTAAAGAACTTGCTGCTGTCCTTGACCGCTACGAGCTACGATCTGACCAATACAGACTATCTTTACCCACACAGGTAACCATTCTTCGCAACTGGACTTTTCCATTCTCCTCAGCAAAACAGATTTCTCAGGCTCTTGAATTTGAACTGGAACAAGAAATCCCGTTTACTTCAGAAGAAACAGTCACGGGCATTCAGTTTGGTGCCAAAACCCGGCAAGGTCGTAAGGTCACATCCGCGACTATGCACAAAGAATTTCTATCAAGCTTAGTAAAGGCATTACAGACGCACGATATTGACCCACAGTTAATCACAGTAAATTCTTTTGCTTTAGCACAAGCTGCAAGTGCAATCAGTTCCAACGCACCGACACTGCTTCTAAACATTGATGCAGAAAACTCAGAGCTAGTATGCATTGAAAACAACATTCCATGCACTGTTTCCCAGATCCCCTATGGGATACTCAACATCAAAAAAGCATTAGAGCAGCAGCTTAACGCTACGCAAGACAGTATAGACAGATTTATATACTTTTCTGATATCGCAACAGTCGATAATTCCAGCAAACCGGAAGAAGCAGACTTTAAAGAAGCTTTAATTACGCAACTTCAACGCCTTGCAAAACAAATTTTGGCAAGCGCTAACTGCAACACTCCAAACGCGGAGTCCATGCTACTCTGCGGGGATCTTGCACAACTCCAAGGTGTCGAAAAACTTTTCGCAGACGAAATGGGCATTCCCACTACTGCAATTCACAAGCATCCGAAGGCTTCCACTCTCTTGCCTATCAAAGACAATACTGAATGGCTTGAATGCCTTCCGGCAATTGCATTGGCACCTGTAAAAAACCCTGCATTTACGCCGACCAAACTTCTCAACTTCCGTAAAGATGAATTTTATTTTTTAAAACAGCGAGATTTGCTTACACAGGTTACAACATATGCAACGGCGATTACCTGCATCCTCATGCTTGGGTGGTCAATTTCTCTGTTTGCTCAGGGACACAAGAACGCGCAACATGCAGCCGCGCTTAATACAGAGCTCAAAAATACGCTACAAAAGACATTACCCGATATAAGAGGCTCTTTCGGCGCCATTCAATACACAAGCATTCTCAAATCACGCCTGTCCCAATTACGCGGTACAACAATTTCAAATGATACCGACACAAAAAAAGACTCTCTTGACCTGCTTCTTGCACTGCATACGAGCACCCCGAAAGCTCTTGATATAGACGTTGAAGCAATCCGTATTACAGAAAAAAATATGGGACTGGTGGGAACAACAGACAGTTACAACACCCTCGAAAAATTGCGATCTCAATTAGCAAAAAATAGGTATTTTAACGCAGTAAGTATTCGAGGGGCAACCAATCAGAAAAAGCAAAAACGGATTCGTTTTGAATTAGAAATGGAAAGGGCAGGCTAGTATGGGGCAGAATCATCGTACTCTTATTCTTGGCATCTGCGGTTTTCTTTTACTGAGCATTCTTCAATTCATTCTGCTTCCAGCTATGGATTACAACAAAGCTATGCAACTTCAGGTTGTCAAAAATAATAAGGCTGCCAGACAACTTGAAGTTCTCACAAAAGAATATTCTCAATTGATACAAAAACGCAAAAAGCTCTCGAAAGGATTAGACAAAAAAAAAGGCACCCTTTTTGCCATCATTGAGAAAGTTGCCCGAGACGTAGACGTTAACAGCAATATAGATGCAGTGCGTCCACAACAGCACGATCTCGAAAATAATCTAGTTGAGGAAGAAGTTGCCCTTAAGTTGAAAGGCTTATACCAAAAGCACCTGGTAACATTTCTCTATAAAATTGAAAAAGAGCTTCAGGGAATCGACGTAAAGAACCTCAACATCAAGCACACAAAAGAAAATCTTCTGGATGTTGATATCACGCTCACAATGGTAACTTCAACAAAATAACAGGCTCCACAATGCAGGCTCATCCACAGGAAACGGCGCAGATAAACCCTTTCGGGGAACAGTTTCGCACCTTCCAATTTTATCCTTCCGAAAGTCACAAAAAGGTAGTTCACAGAATTACCCGCGGGCTCGAGTGTAACTGTGGGCTTATTCTACTTACCGGAGAGATCGGCATCGGCAAGACATCCGTATGCAGGCACATTATGCAATCTTCCGGAGATGAGTATATTTTTGCTGAAAGTGGAAACCCTTTTTTTAAGCCGGCGGAGCTACTCTACAACTTCTGCAAACAATATGGCATTGACACCACAGGCCGTAATTCTATCAACGACCTGACGGAAGGCTTGCATGACTTTTTTATGCAACAGGCTGAAGCTGAAAAAAAACCTGTCATTGTTATTGATGAAAGCCACCTCTTAACTGACGAACATTTTTCATTACTGCTGGCACTCTACAACATGCGCCTCGGAGCTATTCCTCTGGTTCAAATAATTCTCATCGGTCAGGTTGAGATCATGGACAGACTAAGACAGCCGGGATTGGAGGCGCTAAACCAACGAATTGGCGTACGTTGTGAACTGTTCCCGATGGACAAGCAAGAAACAGAAAACTACGTGCAATTCAAATTAGCCAACGCAGACTTTCCAGACCTTACAGTCTTTGAGGACAGTGCCCTCGCGCGCGTCTGGCTTGTCACAGGCGGGCTGCCCCGTCTTATTAATCATATTTCTTCCCATGCATTAGACAGCATCACATTTTCCGGCGTCTCAAAAATTTCTCCTGCACTCATTGAAAAAGTCGCTTCTGACCCTATGTATCAAGGTCTTTTTTCAATTCGAACCCAAAAAAAGCAGCTGAAATACAAAGTTATTGCGGCGTGTATCCTTACAGCAATTCTGATTGGAGGAGCTATATACACATTAGGACTCCCCCAATTGTCCCGAAACGATGCGGAGCAAGCTCCAACAATCGAAAATAGCCTGCAAAAACAGACCATAAGCCCTTCAGGCTCTCAATTAAAAGCTGCTAATTCCGCACCGGCGGAACATTCTCCGGAACCTGCAAATATAAACAAGAACCGACGGGCAACGGCACCTGATGTGGAGCCCCCACACGCACCTATTCCAGAGACAATTACAACTCCCCCGATAGCAAAAAAGCTCTTAATTCCAACAAAAAATGATGCTGTCTCCATTACGGTGTATGACAGCCCACAGGAAGAACCTGTGTTAGCTATGGCAAACGAAGCTGACACAAAAATAGAAGACAACACTGTTGATGCACAGCCACTCGAACATGCCCAAAATGCCCGATCTGAAAAACATGCTATCCGGGATTCCAATAGCCCCCCCGATGAAGCGTCCCATCCGGCATTGGAAGCATTACAGATTGACGCACTTGCATGGTCAGAACAAGCTTCTACGCGAATGGTCGTAATAGGTGATCAAGTACTGCATGAAGGAGATCAAGTTGGAAGCTTTATCCTAAAAGCAATTAAACGCGACCACCTCATCTTTTCATTGAACGGAATAGAATATAAGAAAAAGGTTAGATTGTAAGGAGCTATGATGCCTCAAAACAAACAACAGAAACATAAAGAACAGTCAAAAGAAGCAGGCTTCACCTTAATGGAGCTGATGGTAGTTATTGTTATTCTAGGTATCCTTGCATCTATCGTTGTTCCCCGGTTTCTTGACGAACCGCACAAGGCTCGCGTCGTAAAAGCTAAGATGCAAATTCAAGGTTTTTCCACAGCTGCAAAACGCTTCTACCTTGATAACGGATACTACCCAAGCACCGAACAAGGTCTTCAGGCGCTTGTCAACAAGCCCACCACAGGCCGCATCCCTAAGCAGTATCCAACAGCTGGCTACATAAGCAAAATACCTGTCGATCCTTGGGGAAATGACTATGTTTACCTCTCCCCGAGTTCCCACCACGAGGCGTTTGATATCATCTCATTTGGTGCAGACGGAGAAGAAGGGGGCATTGATGACGGAGCAGACATTCAAAGCTGGAACCTCGAATAGCATTCGAGAGTCCGGTTTTACCCTCTTCGAATTACTCATTGTCATTACCATTATTGGTATACTAATGGGTGTTGCAATTCCCAATATCACCTTCTCCGATCCAGAACGTGATATGGACACAGCTGTACGACGCCTAACGGGGGCAGTTTCAGAAGCTCGATCAAGGGCACTACTGAAACGGGAACCACTGGAACTGCATCTGGAAGGAAAATATATTCGTATTGTTCAACGCAATGGGAAACAGGAAATAGGCAAGGCTGCCCTGCCGGATACTGTCACTATTTCGCGTGTGATTGTGGATGAAAGGGAACAACGCACGTTACTGTTTACCCCGAAGGGTGTAACTCAACCTGCAACTATTGAGCTTACATCACCACCGTGTGTACGCACTTTATGCATAAAGCCTATTCAAGGGATTTCGTATCCGAAATAACTTTGACGGGATTTATTCAATACATTTTATATAAAATAAAACAGATTATGACCAAGCGAGCCACTTATGATTCGTAATTCTTTATACATAATACTTATCAGCTTCGTACTACTTTCCGGTTGTGCAAAGACCAATACAGCGAGTCAGGACGTACCCGAATTTACAGACGCAGTAGCCAAGGCGTTAGCGTTACAAAAAGAAGGCAACTTTCAGGAAAGTCTTGTTTGGTATGCGCAAGCCCTGAAAATAAAAGAAACACCTCAACTGCGAAATGGCGCTGGCGCAGCACTGCTTTCCTCCGGATCTACCGAGGCAGCACTAAAAGAATTTGATCGTGCGCTGACGTTTACTCCATCCTCGCCTGATATACAGGCTAACAGAGGAACGGCATTGTTTCGTCTTAAAGAATACGACGAAGCGCTCGACTCCTTTAACAAAGCGCTTTCCTACAACCCCGCACATGCCCAAGCACTTAATGGTAAAGCACTTGTCCAGCTAACGCGTAAACACTACGACTCGGCCCTGATTCTATTGATTCAAGCCCAAAAGGCTGCGCCCGAAAAAGCCCTCATCAAATACAACAGCGCCATTGCCTTTGAAGCAGCAGGACTGTTAGAAGACGCAGAAAAAGCATTTACGCAGTACATTAAGGAAACTCCAAAGGATGCCAAAGCATTTAATGGACGAGGTGTTGTCAGGATGAAACTGAAAAAATATGCCGCCTCTGCTCAAGACTTTGATAACGCAATTGCTTTGTCACCCACAAACGGGAAATTTTATTACAACAGAGGCTTGCTGTGGCAAAAACAACTAAAGTACACTGACGCAATAAAAGACTACACCAGATCAATTGCATATACTCCAGACAATGGAACCACGTATGTGAATAGAGGTAATACGTATTTTCTTTTAGATGAAAAAGAAAAAGGATGCCGTGATCTAAAGAAAGCATGTTCTATGGGGCTCTGTGAAAAACTTGAAGCCTACAAAAATATTAATGCGTGTATAGAGTAAGCAAAATAGAAAAATGTTCCTATAGGTGCAATTACACCCTTTTTTGCAAAAGAACTTCGTATCGGCATTGACCGTTTTCGTCAGAAAATCACGGTTCAGACGCCATATACAACGCAATGTCATTTTTGATCCCAGCTGAAAGAAACACAAGAAAACAAGCTGTGCACAATAGCTAGGCTTTATTTCAGGACAGAAAGGATAGCCTGCAATGCCTTCATTTACGTATAAAGCCGTCAATGCCTCAGGTCGTAACACTAAAGGCATTATCGAAGCGGATAATGAAAACCACGCTGCAAAAAAACTTCGCAGCAAGGGACTATACCCTCTTGACGTAACATCGTTTGGGCGAAAAGCCACAAAAAGCAAAAAACAAACGTCGCTTTTTAACGTTGACACCTCGCGTTTTTTTCAACGCATTCCCAAAAGCACTGTTGCCAGCACTATCCGTCAACTTGCCACCCTGCTCAATGCCGGTCTGCCGCTTGAAGTCTGCTTGAATACAATGATTGAACAAGGCGGCAAATCTCCTATGCGCAGCGTTCTTTCACAAATTCGAGACAAAATCCGTGAAGGTTCCGGCCTTGCGATTGCGTTTTCAGAATTCCCGCACATTTTTACTCCGACATTTATTACAATGGTCAGAGCTGCTGAAGCATCCGGCACTCTTGAGATTGTAATGGAACGACTTGCAGATCATGCAGAACAGCAAATTGCCCTGAACCGTAAGATTCAAGGGACCTTGGCGTACCCGACATTAATGCTTATTGTAGGGATTGGCGTCGTCATATTCTTGCTAACCTTTGTTATTCCTAAGGTTACACAAATCTTTCTGGATCTTGACCGAGCATTGCCCACACCGACACAAATCCTGTTGCTGGTAAGTGACACCTTGCGCAATAACTGGATATCTATTGCGGCAACACTCGGTTTATTCATCATCTCTTTCAGACGGTTCATTAAGACACCCAAAGGACAACAGCTTCACCACGCCCAAGTTTTGCGTGTCCCTGTCCTCGGCAGTCTACTGCGGATAATGGTTGTTGGTCGGGTATGCAGGACTCTTGGCATGCTGCTCAAAAATGGCGTTTCACTTGTTGAATCCCTTAACATCGTGCGTAATGTTGCGGGCAACGTCATTCTTGAACAAAATATTGTAGATATGAATAAAGGTGTTCAAGAAGGCAAAAGTCTTGCGGAATTTATGCGCAAGTCGTCTGTATTCCCGATAACCGCTGTGCAAATGGTCGCTGCCGGTGAAAAAAGTGGACAACTGGCGCATATGCTGCTGGTTGTTGCTGATGATTGCGATAATCAGGTAAATGCCAAGCTCCAACTGCTTACATCACTTATGGAACCGATTATGATCCTTCTCCTCGGCGGTCTTGTAGGATTTGTTGTAATGGCAATTATCCTGCCTATCTTTGAAATGAGCAGTCTGGTCGGGTAGACAGGTCATACGAATTCTTCACATCAAAGAAAAATTTCATATTGATAAGACAGCCACATAACGTGCCGTTCTCTATCAAAGAACATTTCCCCTTCCCCTTAATCTCCAGAGATAAAAAAAGCTGTGCAACAATATGCTGCACAGCCTAGCTTCATCATCTAATCTCTATTTCAGAGCCAAACGTGGGTTTGTCAGTTGGCCGCTAATCGCAATCTTAGCCCGCTTGCCAGCCTTAAATGTCTTCAAGACATTGTTATCAACAAGTCCCTTCACCAACGAATCCGGCTGCACAAAAAGGCTTGATTCTAATGTAACATTAGAGTGCAGCAAGCTTCTCCAATTTAGTGTGGCAGAACCATGCAAATCAGCATTAAGTGGCTTACCAGCAAGCTTTACGGAGTTAACATTCAGCTTCCCGTTGTTATAAACAAACGCACCGGTCAAACCAAGGTTATCAAAAACTGAAACATTCAATAACGGCACGGGATTCGTCGCACGAAGATGAGTACCTTCAATTTTTAATGTTCCCTTACCCAACTGCATGTTCTGTAAAGAACCGGAGTACGTTAGGTAAGCATTACCGGTTCCTCCGACACGAGAATCCAGCTCAGCAACAAAAGGAATACTATCTAATGATTGCTGGACTAAGTTCAAGTGCACATCAACTTTTTCAAAATCAAAAAAAGAACCTGAAGAAACCGCAAGTCTTACCCCGCCACCATACGATGCCGCGGTAAGATCCAGTTCAGCCTTACCTGTAAGCAACGCTGAAAGTTTGGGTTTTATAACGACCCGTTGCATCCCATACAAAAGACGCTGGCCGGAAGCATCGCTTATAAACAAAGAGTCAAGCTTCATATACGGAGGTAACAACGATAAAGAAACACCATCTGCCCCAATGTTCACGCCCCTAATTCCCCGCACGCTTTCATAAAAAGAGCGTTTCAAAGCGTCCTTACCAACATGGACTCCTAAAAACAGGCAAAAAGTAAAGCCGCCAACAAGAACATAACAAATTATTTTAGTAATAATCTTATGTTCCATTCCGGCTCTCAAAGAATCGAGCCTCAAAGAAAAAAAAGTAGTTATGCCGGATAAAAACTGCATATAGTCTCAACACATTTTATAAATTGGAAACTCGCAGCACTTCCGCGATAGAAGTAACCCCATTCAACACTTTCAAACAACCATCCCCCTTCAAAGTCCGCATACCACCTGCAATAGATTCACGACGGATTTCGTTTGAGTCTGCGTTCCGTAAAATCATACTTTTAATCGGGTCATTCACCTGCATAATTTCATATACAGCCTGACGTCCCTTGTACCCTGTATCCATGCAGTGCGGGCACCCTTTTGCACGATACAAAGTTTGACTCTCCATCTGACTGGCCATTACTCCACACTCCACAACACCATCAGCTGCAGCGGTGTAGGCTTCTTTACAATGTGGACACAAAATACGCACAAGGCGTTGAGCAACGACCACACGCAATACGGAAGAAAGCAAAAAAGGCTCAACACCCATATCGATAAGACGGGTGACAGCACTGGCTGCATCATTTGTATGCAATGTTGAAAATACTAAGTGACCGGTAAGTGCCGACTGAATAGCAATATCCGCAGTCTCTTTGTCTCGAATCTCACCAATAAGTATGACATCAGGGTCCTGACGTACAATAGAACGTAAGCCTTCCGCAAAAGTAAGCCCCGTTTTGTGATTCACCTGAATCTGACCAACCCCGTCGAGCTGATATTCAACCGGATCTTCAATAGTCATAATATTCTTGTCTGGTGAGTTGATATCACTCAACGCCGCGTAAAGGGATGTGGTCTTACCACTACCTGTAGGCCCTGTAACAAGAATAATACCATGAGAAATACGAGTGACCTTTTTCATAATCTCAAGGTCGTCGGAGCCAAGCCCTAACTCGGTCAAGCTCAATACTTTGGAAGTTTTTTCCAACAAGCGCATTACCACTCGTTCTCCATGGGATGTAGGCAGAGTAGAGACACGCAAATCAACTTCACGGCCACCGAGAATCAACGCAATACGACCATCCTGCGGCAGACGTTTTTCCGCAATATTGAGTTTCGCAAGAATCTTAATTCTCGAAACAATAGCGGCGCTAAACCGCTTATCAAAACGATGTTTGTTGTACAGGACACCATCCAGACGAAAACGTACACGTAACGAATCCTTACACGGTTCGATGTGCACATCACTTGCCCCTGCACGAACGGCTTGTGAGAGCACCATGTTGACCAGCTTAACCAATGGCGCATCACTCGTATCATCAAGCAGATCATTCAGTGCATCATCATCAATTTCATCAAGCCCTAACTCGGTTGCATCACCCAACACATCGCTTACATTTGCATCTTCTTGAGAATCACCAAAGGCGCGGTTGATTAAAACAGTAATCACATCCCGGGGTAGAAGCACAGGAGAGGGAACGCAACCAAGGAATAAAGAAAAATCATTTAAAGCGGTTAAAGAATACGGATCAGCCATTCCAACAAGAACACCGGTATCACCTCTGAGCGGAACAACCTGATGCTTTTTTAAATAGGTGATCGAGAAGCGGCAGATAAGCTCCGTATCAATCATCTGTTCAGGAATAGTTGCCAAGATATTCAACCCATAGAACTCAGCCTGCGCATTTTTAAACTGAATTTCTGTGAGAATTTCATTCTCTATTACAATCTGCTCAAAAGTTTTTCCCTGCTCAGAAGCCTCCTGCTGCAACCAAACAATATCGTCTGCTGTAACCAAATGTCTTTCCACAAGAGCATGTTCTAGCGTTCTCATATATAACTCTACTGAATAAGCACAGGAAGTAACACTTGAGGTTCACTCATTATAGGCAGTCCCAAACCATCTCTGCCCACCCGCGTGACATGAACACTAAGACGTTTTTCCTTAGCAAGTTTTGCGGCTTCATCAAAACTGTTAATGATGTGCGGTGTAATAAAAATATATAAGTTGCTCTTTGCATTACTTTTCTTCTTCTGCTTAAACAACCAGCCAAACAAAGGGATATCACCTAATCCCGGAGTAGAACTATTGTTTTTAGTACCATCTTCGCTCAACAGACCTGCTATCACAGCGGTTTGGCCATCCTTCATGCGAATAGTGGTCTCTACTTCACGCTTACGGGTTGTTGGTGCGACAAGGCTCTGGCCATCCCCCACAGATACAAGCGAATTAAGAACACGGCTTACTTCCTGTGAAATTTCAAGTTGCAGAGTCTGGTTCTGCCCGATGCGTGGAGTAATTTTTAGCTTAACACCAACATCCTTGTAATCAACACTTTGAGTATTGATACTGGTTGCAGTAGTAACAACTGTCTCTTTAACAAACGGAACGTTATCAACAACTGCAACATGAGCTTCCTCGTTATCAAGGGTCAGCAGCTGTGGTGTCGCCAGAATAGAGTAATCGTTGTCGCCTTTAACAGCACTTAAAATGGACTGGATACTGTATTCTGTTCCACCGATAGAAAAGGCATTTTCAATAATAGCTCCAACAGAGCCACCAGCAGGAAAAGAAGGAAAACCAGATCCGCTTGATGACGGCAAAGTAACAGTCCCACCACCTTGATTGGACGACCCAAATAAATAG encodes the following:
- the pilM gene encoding pilus assembly protein PilM — protein: MSTKILCIACSEERMAFCQFAVSWRGAQLLEHHIAPISDFSDPLTLAKELAAVLDRYELRSDQYRLSLPTQVTILRNWTFPFSSAKQISQALEFELEQEIPFTSEETVTGIQFGAKTRQGRKVTSATMHKEFLSSLVKALQTHDIDPQLITVNSFALAQAASAISSNAPTLLLNIDAENSELVCIENNIPCTVSQIPYGILNIKKALEQQLNATQDSIDRFIYFSDIATVDNSSKPEEADFKEALITQLQRLAKQILASANCNTPNAESMLLCGDLAQLQGVEKLFADEMGIPTTAIHKHPKASTLLPIKDNTEWLECLPAIALAPVKNPAFTPTKLLNFRKDEFYFLKQRDLLTQVTTYATAITCILMLGWSISLFAQGHKNAQHAAALNTELKNTLQKTLPDIRGSFGAIQYTSILKSRLSQLRGTTISNDTDTKKDSLDLLLALHTSTPKALDIDVEAIRITEKNMGLVGTTDSYNTLEKLRSQLAKNRYFNAVSIRGATNQKKQKRIRFELEMERAG
- a CDS encoding AAA family ATPase, whose translation is MQAHPQETAQINPFGEQFRTFQFYPSESHKKVVHRITRGLECNCGLILLTGEIGIGKTSVCRHIMQSSGDEYIFAESGNPFFKPAELLYNFCKQYGIDTTGRNSINDLTEGLHDFFMQQAEAEKKPVIVIDESHLLTDEHFSLLLALYNMRLGAIPLVQIILIGQVEIMDRLRQPGLEALNQRIGVRCELFPMDKQETENYVQFKLANADFPDLTVFEDSALARVWLVTGGLPRLINHISSHALDSITFSGVSKISPALIEKVASDPMYQGLFSIRTQKKQLKYKVIAACILTAILIGGAIYTLGLPQLSRNDAEQAPTIENSLQKQTISPSGSQLKAANSAPAEHSPEPANINKNRRATAPDVEPPHAPIPETITTPPIAKKLLIPTKNDAVSITVYDSPQEEPVLAMANEADTKIEDNTVDAQPLEHAQNARSEKHAIRDSNSPPDEASHPALEALQIDALAWSEQASTRMVVIGDQVLHEGDQVGSFILKAIKRDHLIFSLNGIEYKKKVRL
- the gspG gene encoding type II secretion system major pseudopilin GspG, which gives rise to MMPQNKQQKHKEQSKEAGFTLMELMVVIVILGILASIVVPRFLDEPHKARVVKAKMQIQGFSTAAKRFYLDNGYYPSTEQGLQALVNKPTTGRIPKQYPTAGYISKIPVDPWGNDYVYLSPSSHHEAFDIISFGADGEEGGIDDGADIQSWNLE
- a CDS encoding GspH/FimT family pseudopilin, yielding MTEQTFKAGTSNSIRESGFTLFELLIVITIIGILMGVAIPNITFSDPERDMDTAVRRLTGAVSEARSRALLKREPLELHLEGKYIRIVQRNGKQEIGKAALPDTVTISRVIVDEREQRTLLFTPKGVTQPATIELTSPPCVRTLCIKPIQGISYPK
- a CDS encoding tetratricopeptide repeat protein yields the protein MIRNSLYIILISFVLLSGCAKTNTASQDVPEFTDAVAKALALQKEGNFQESLVWYAQALKIKETPQLRNGAGAALLSSGSTEAALKEFDRALTFTPSSPDIQANRGTALFRLKEYDEALDSFNKALSYNPAHAQALNGKALVQLTRKHYDSALILLIQAQKAAPEKALIKYNSAIAFEAAGLLEDAEKAFTQYIKETPKDAKAFNGRGVVRMKLKKYAASAQDFDNAIALSPTNGKFYYNRGLLWQKQLKYTDAIKDYTRSIAYTPDNGTTYVNRGNTYFLLDEKEKGCRDLKKACSMGLCEKLEAYKNINACIE
- a CDS encoding type II secretion system F family protein — encoded protein: MPSFTYKAVNASGRNTKGIIEADNENHAAKKLRSKGLYPLDVTSFGRKATKSKKQTSLFNVDTSRFFQRIPKSTVASTIRQLATLLNAGLPLEVCLNTMIEQGGKSPMRSVLSQIRDKIREGSGLAIAFSEFPHIFTPTFITMVRAAEASGTLEIVMERLADHAEQQIALNRKIQGTLAYPTLMLIVGIGVVIFLLTFVIPKVTQIFLDLDRALPTPTQILLLVSDTLRNNWISIAATLGLFIISFRRFIKTPKGQQLHHAQVLRVPVLGSLLRIMVVGRVCRTLGMLLKNGVSLVESLNIVRNVAGNVILEQNIVDMNKGVQEGKSLAEFMRKSSVFPITAVQMVAAGEKSGQLAHMLLVVADDCDNQVNAKLQLLTSLMEPIMILLLGGLVGFVVMAIILPIFEMSSLVG
- the gspN gene encoding type II secretion system protein GspN — encoded protein: MEHKIITKIICYVLVGGFTFCLFLGVHVGKDALKRSFYESVRGIRGVNIGADGVSLSLLPPYMKLDSLFISDASGQRLLYGMQRVVIKPKLSALLTGKAELDLTAASYGGGVRLAVSSGSFFDFEKVDVHLNLVQQSLDSIPFVAELDSRVGGTGNAYLTYSGSLQNMQLGKGTLKIEGTHLRATNPVPLLNVSVFDNLGLTGAFVYNNGKLNVNSVKLAGKPLNADLHGSATLNWRSLLHSNVTLESSLFVQPDSLVKGLVDNNVLKTFKAGKRAKIAISGQLTNPRLALK
- the gspE gene encoding type II secretion system ATPase GspE, which translates into the protein MRTLEHALVERHLVTADDIVWLQQEASEQGKTFEQIVIENEILTEIQFKNAQAEFYGLNILATIPEQMIDTELICRFSITYLKKHQVVPLRGDTGVLVGMADPYSLTALNDFSLFLGCVPSPVLLPRDVITVLINRAFGDSQEDANVSDVLGDATELGLDEIDDDALNDLLDDTSDAPLVKLVNMVLSQAVRAGASDVHIEPCKDSLRVRFRLDGVLYNKHRFDKRFSAAIVSRIKILAKLNIAEKRLPQDGRIALILGGREVDLRVSTLPTSHGERVVMRLLEKTSKVLSLTELGLGSDDLEIMKKVTRISHGIILVTGPTGSGKTTSLYAALSDINSPDKNIMTIEDPVEYQLDGVGQIQVNHKTGLTFAEGLRSIVRQDPDVILIGEIRDKETADIAIQSALTGHLVFSTLHTNDAASAVTRLIDMGVEPFLLSSVLRVVVAQRLVRILCPHCKEAYTAAADGVVECGVMASQMESQTLYRAKGCPHCMDTGYKGRQAVYEIMQVNDPIKSMILRNADSNEIRRESIAGGMRTLKGDGCLKVLNGVTSIAEVLRVSNL